The Apium graveolens cultivar Ventura chromosome 6, ASM990537v1, whole genome shotgun sequence genome contains a region encoding:
- the LOC141666843 gene encoding cationic amino acid transporter 6, chloroplastic-like, with amino-acid sequence MEDNNQPTRPTEISFFSYLHSLSRTPHRLRKRMLATWTPDQELNQLRLRSGANMKRKLMWYDLVALGVGGMLGAGVFVTTGRVARSNSGPSVFLSYIIAGVSALLSSLCYTEFSVQIPVAGGAFSYLRVTFGEFVGYFAGANILMEYVLSNAAVARSFTEYLCCVFGENDPNSWRVEVNGLVKGYNMLDFPAVALVILLTLCLCHSTKESSIINLVMTVFHVIFFGFIIIAGFCNGSSENLVKPGGLTPYGVKGVLDGAAIVYFSYIGYDSVSTLAEEIKNPSKSLPVGIVGSVLIVSVLYCLMALALCMMVPYGKISDSASFSIAFQTKGWKWAGNVVGAGASLGIVASLLVAMLGQARYLCVIGRARLVPSWFAKVHPSTGTPLNATITLGVCQATIALFTELNIVIEMISIGTLLVFYLVANALIYRRYVISNNNPPLHTLLYLFILSCISLGLSLLWKLNQHWWSMVLCGVSMIIVTAIFQYIVPCVRQSSEWSVPFMPWPAAISIFLNVFLMTTLPKLAYQRFGIWACLITLFYVLYGVHSTYQGEDMEAASVDGVITNSSSHQTKLDIQVH; translated from the exons ATGGAAGACAACAATCAACCAACAAGACCTACCGAAATTTCTTTCTTCAGTTATCTTCATTCACTCTCCAGAACACCTCATAGACTTAGGAAGAGAATGTTAGCAACATGGACACCAGACCAAGAACTTAATCAGTTGAGGCTAAGGTCAGGTGCAAACATGAAGAGAAAACTCATGTGGTATGATCTGGTAGCTCTTGGAGTTGGAGGTATGCTTGGTGCTGGAGTTTTTGTCACAACTGGTCGTGTGGCCCGAAGTAATTCTGGTCCTTCTGTTTTCTTATCCTACATAATTGCCGGTGTATCAGCCCTCCTTTCTTCTTTGTGCTATACTGAATTCTCAGTACAGATTCCCGTTGCTGGTGGTGCCTTTAGTTATCTACGGGTGACCTTTG GAGAGTTTGTAGGTTATTTTGCTGGAGCAAATATATTGATGGAGTATGTTCTCTCAAATGCTGCTGTCGCAAGAAGTTTCACGGAGTATTTGTGCTGTGTATTTGGAGAAAATGATCCGAACTCATGGCGAGTTGAGGTGAATGGACTGGTTAAGGGATACAACATGTTGGACTTCCCAGCTGTTGCTTTGGTCATACTTCTTACTCTTTGTCTATGCCACAG TACCAAGGAGAGCTCCATTATTAACCTTGTAATGACGGTATTCCATGTAATTTTCTTCGGGTTTATAATAATTGCTGGTTTCTGCAATGGGAGTTCTGAAAATTTGGTGAAGCCGGGAGGATTGACTCCTTATGGTGTTAAAGGTGTGCTTGACGGTGCTGCAATAGTTTATTTCAGCTATATCGGCTATGACTCAGTCTCGACCTTGGCAGAAGAGATAAAAAACCCATCAAAGAGTCTTCCGGTGGGCATTGTGGGTTCAGTTCTCATTGTTTCTGTTCTTTATTGTCTTATGGCTTTGGCATTGTGTATGATGGTCCCTTATGGCAAG ATATCAGATAGTGCGTCTTTTTCAATCGCCTTTCAAACAAAGGGTTGGAAATGGGCTGGCAATGTAGTTGGAGCTGGCGCAAGCCTAGGAATTGTTGCTTCTCTACTGGTTGCCATGCTTGGCCAAGCTAGGTATCTTTGTGTTATCGGAAGGGCGCGACTTGTGCCATCCTGGTTTGCCAAGGTTCATCCTTCAACAGGCACCCCACTCAACGCAACCATCACCTTAG GAGTTTGTCAAGCAACAATTGCACTTTTCACTGAACTAAACATTGTTATTGAAATGATCTCCATCGGCACACTCTTGGTGTTCTATTTAGTGGCAAATGCACTTATCTATCGCCGTTATGTGATCAGTAACAACAATCCTCCACTGCACACTCTTCTCTACCTCTTCATACTCTCATGTATCTCACTTGGTCTCTCCTTGCTATGGAAACTGAATCAACATTGGTGGAGTATGGTACTATGCGGTGTTTCCATGATCATAGTCACTGCCATCTTCCAGTACATTGTTCCCTGTGTACGACAATCATCCGAATGGTCAGTTCCTTTTATGCCATGGCCAGCAGCTATTTCAATCTTTCTCAATGTATTCCTCATGACTACACTACCAAAACTGGCATACCAGAGGTTTGGCATATGGGCTTGTTTGATAACATTGTTCTATGTGTTGTATGGGGTTCATTCAACATACCAAGGAGAGGATATGGAGGCGGCTAGTGTTGATGGTGTGATTACCAACTCATCTAGCCATCAAACCAAACTTGATATCCAAGTCCATTAG
- the LOC141666845 gene encoding uncharacterized protein LOC141666845: MTTVDAAPVKIPRKFPPPCWTQEEALALIEAYRERWYALRRGYLRTADWDSVADAVGQRCPGASPAKTSAQCRHKMEKLRQRYRAEKQRSHSYPGRFFSSWFYFESMDAMENGTSPGDGSNQVTVVDHNSVPLGFNLKTSKKVANDFPSPNVDHEGVLFRGGFRVNDRNPVPLGFRLKNSDKIDAKMSPNVGYRVPSGYPFYLNGGSDEETENHGSQFEGGPSDFRADKYGNGGVRFKTPSDQMMPPSFRARKVGKFEGKLDREYECDDGGGYDGVGDGDDGEYWVKVPHDRNSAPIGTRQKFNNKNDRNSSPSVDPRFMNGFPPQARLDVDRKSGSSGVKRGRNPIEDIVSSIKSLGEGFVKMEKMKMEMAKEIEKTRMEMEMKRNELWIESQQQIVDALVKGLFEKKVKALSPDS; the protein is encoded by the coding sequence ATGACTACCGTTGACGCCGCCCCGGTGAAGATCCCCCGGAAATTTCCGCCGCCGTGTTGGACACAAGAAGAAGCTTTAGCTCTAATCGAAGCCTACCGTGAAAGATGGTACGCTCTCCGCCGTGGATACCTCCGCACCGCCGATTGGGACTCCGTCGCCGATGCCGTCGGTCAACGCTGCCCCGGTGCATCTCCGGCGAAGACCTCCGCGCAGTGCCGCCACAAAATGGAGAAGCTCAGGCAACGTTATCGAGCTGAGAAACAACGGTCTCATTCGTATCCAGGTCGATTCTTTTCGTCGTGGTTTTATTTCGAAAGTATGGATGCTATGGAAAATGGAACATCACCTGGTGATGGATCTAATCAAGTTACTGTTGTTGATCATAATTCCGTGCCGTTAGGTTTTAACTTGAAAACTAGTAAAAAAGTTGCAAATGATTTCCCAAGTCCTAATGTTGATCATGAAGGTGTTTTGTTTCGAGGTGGATTTCGTGTTAATGATCGGAATCCGGTTCCTTTAGGTTTTAGGTTAAAGAATTCGGATAAGATTGATGCAAAAATGAGTCCTAATGTTGGGTATAGGGTCCCGAGTGGTTATCCTTTTTATTTAAATGGTGGTTCGGATGAAGAAACAGAGAATCACGGTAGTCAGTTTGAAGGCGGTCCTTCGGATTTTAGGGCAGATAAGTATGGTAATGGTGGGGTTAGGTTTAAAACTCCTAGTGATCAGATGATGCCGCCTTCATTTAGAGCTCGAAAGGTTGGCAAGTTTGAGGGGAAGTTGGATCGAGAATATGAATGTGATGATGGTGGTGGTTATGATGGTGTTGGTGATGGCGATGATGGTGAGTATTGGGTGAAAGTACCTCATGATAGAAATTCAGCTCCGATAGGAACGAGACAAAAGTTCAATAACAAGAATGATAGGAACTCAAGTCCTAGTGTTGATCCTAGGTTTATGAACGGGTTTCCTCCCCAAGCAAGATTGGATGTTGATAGAAAGAGTGGCAGTAGTGGAGTTAAGAGAGGGAGGAATCCGATTGAAGATATCGTTTCGTCTATTAAATCCCTTGGGGAAGGATTTGTGAAGATGGAAAAAATGAAGATGGAGATGGCAAAAGAGATTGAGAAGACGCGAATGGAAATGGAGATGAAGCGGAATGAGTTGTGGATTGAGTCACAGCAACAGATTGTGGATGCTTTAGTCAAGGGTTTATTTGAAAAGAAGGTGAAAGCATTATCCCCTGATTCATAG
- the LOC141666846 gene encoding uncharacterized protein LOC141666846: protein MGRKPNDSEPSRWVTMVLLLMGLVSCSLVYMFMSVAFRPTNDSPGLDLEGLVKEEDELSEKNGGGCCRGIENLELWGSAVKWGTDFKFNSSEECCQACKNLCTGNDGPCLCDSWVFCGNREACGPKFGECWLKKQKDTLAPERQEVGNSVSWTSGIVFGKGEGIVGLETEHGMLHMKLLPDCAPHSVNYILQLLELRHCAGCHFYRAESRGESWDSEGNHIKDASLGPPFGLVQGLLEPQGTIFDKLPMEDCPTIRRGSVAWVGSGPEFFISLANHEEWRKAYTVFGTVLPEDMAIAEKITELPTKADVWNNINVSVLEKPVPLRLKRIKTSSGRSKT, encoded by the exons ATGGGTCGGAAACCAAATGACTCCGAGCCCAGTAGATGGGTCACAATGGTTCTTTTATTGATGGGTCTTGTTTCTTGTTCATTGGTTTATATGTTCATGTCTGTGGCTTTTAGGCCCACTAATGATTCTCCTGGTTTGGATCTTGAGGGTTTGGTTAAGGAGGAAGATGAATTGAGTGAAAAGAATGGTGGTGGTTGTTGTAGAGGGATTGAAAATTTGGAGCTTTGGGGCTCAGCTGTGAAATGGGGTACTGATTTTAAGTTTAATTCTTCAGAGGAGTGTTGTCAAGCTTGTAAGAATTTGTGTACTGGGAATGATGGGCCTTGTTTGTGTGATTCTTGGGTGTTTTGTGGAAATCGGGAAGCTTGCGGACCGAAATTCGGTGAG TGCTGGTTAAAGAAACAAAAGGATACCTTGGCCCCCGAGCGACAGGAAGTGGGAAACTCAGTTAGTTGGACATCTGGCATTGTTTTCGGTAAAGGAGAG GGAATTGTTGGGCTTGAAACGGAGCATGGAATGCTTCATATGAAA CTTTTGCCGGACTGTGCACCGCATTCAGTAAATTACATTCTCCAGCTATTGGAGTTGCGCCACTGTGCCGGCTGTCATTTTTACCGTGCAGAAAGTCGAGGGGAGTCTTGGGATTCAGAAGGAAACCACATAAAGGAT GCTTCTTTAGGACCTCCATTTGGACTTGTCCAAGGATTGCTTGAACCTCAAGGGACCATATTTGACAAACTTCCCATGGAAGACTGTCCCACGATAAGAAGAGGTTCAGTCGCATGGGTAGGTTCAGGTCCAGAATTCTTTATAAGCCTAGCCAATCACGAAGAATGGAGAAAGGCATACACCGTTTTCGGTACTGTACTTCCCGAAGACATGGCAATTGCAGAGAAAATTACCGAGCTTCCTACAAAAGCAGATGTGTGGAACAACATTAACGTGTCAGTCCTGGAAAAACCTGTACCCTTAAGGTTAAAAAGAATTAAAACTAGTAGCGGGAGATCGAAAACTTAA